From Paenibacillus graminis, a single genomic window includes:
- a CDS encoding organic hydroperoxide resistance protein, whose protein sequence is MKPLYTASATVRGGREGSVESSDGALKHDLKMPKELGGPGGMGTNPEQLFAAGYGACYESALANIARKEGVKLQDVVVTSNVLIGKDESDGGFKLAVKLDVSLPGIERAKAEDLARKAHEFCPYSKATRGNIEVELNVL, encoded by the coding sequence ATGAAACCTTTGTACACAGCTTCTGCTACGGTCCGCGGCGGACGTGAAGGATCAGTGGAATCCTCGGACGGTGCACTGAAGCATGATCTCAAAATGCCGAAGGAACTGGGTGGCCCGGGAGGTATGGGAACGAACCCCGAGCAGCTGTTCGCGGCAGGCTATGGTGCCTGTTATGAGAGCGCTCTGGCGAATATCGCCCGTAAAGAGGGCGTGAAGCTCCAGGATGTAGTTGTGACCTCCAACGTGCTGATCGGCAAGGATGAAAGTGACGGAGGCTTCAAGCTGGCGGTAAAGCTGGATGTAAGCCTGCCTGGCATTGAACGCGCAAAAGCAGAGGACCTTGCCCGCAAAGCTCATGAGTTCTGTCCCTACTCCAAGGCGACCCGCGGCAATATTGAGGTTGAGCTGAACGTGCTATGA
- a CDS encoding thiol-disulfide oxidoreductase DCC family protein, which produces MEVQNEALTNKAVVLIDGVCHLCQGLVRFIIPRDPQGRILFAPLQSEISRKLMNDSGLVPGQLSTVVLLENGVCYTESAAVLRIARRLRFPWPAAYLLIVIPRPLRNALYRLVARNRYRWFGRDEQCMVPTPEIRKRFL; this is translated from the coding sequence GTGGAAGTACAAAACGAAGCTCTAACAAACAAAGCTGTTGTGCTGATTGATGGGGTCTGCCATCTGTGCCAGGGGCTGGTGCGGTTCATTATCCCCCGTGATCCCCAAGGACGGATTCTGTTTGCCCCTTTACAGAGTGAGATTTCCCGTAAGCTGATGAATGACAGCGGTCTTGTTCCCGGACAGCTCAGCACGGTTGTCCTGCTGGAGAACGGCGTATGTTATACGGAATCGGCTGCAGTGCTGCGGATCGCCCGCAGACTGCGTTTTCCGTGGCCTGCTGCTTATCTGCTTATCGTTATCCCCCGTCCGCTGCGGAACGCCCTGTACAGGTTAGTTGCGAGGAACCGTTACCGCTGGTTCGGCCGGGATGAACAATGTATGGTCCCGACGCCGGAGATCCGGAAGCGGTTTCTGTAG